Genomic window (Phycisphaerae bacterium):
ACGTGGTCTTTGACGGCAGCACGGTGGTGGACCGTCACGAGCCGATTCTCGGGCGGTACGTGGAATACGCCTTTGGCCGCGTTCCGCAAGGGCGGGTGAACGTAGCGGGGTTGGACGAGGCGGGGCAGCGCGTGGCCGATTGGGGCGTCGCGTCCGTTCCCGCCGCCAACGCCGGGCAGGTGCGGTCCTTTGGCTTGGCGTTGCCGGCTGAGCCGCTGGTGGACGAAGGCGAGTATCGTCTTGCCGCCACGTTGGGCGTGGGCGACGCGCAGCGGGTGACGGCTGAGACGCTGGTGATTCGGCAGGACCTGTCGGCCCGGCTGCAGGAGTTGGTGGAGGCCAACGCGCAGGCGCTGTCGCGGATTCGGGAGCGGCTGGCGGATCGGCCGGATCTGCAGTCGAACCGCTACGTGGAGTTGGGCGTGACGCTGGCGGAACGATTCCTCAAGCGTGTGGCGGACGGCGGTCCTAACGGCAACCAGACCATCGACTGGTCGATGCTCCAGATGCGCGAGCTGGCCGACGTGCTGGGGGAGACGCAAGCGTTCGTCGATGCCGCCCTGGGCAGCGATGGGCCGCCTGTCGACTCGCCGCGTTTGGCTCCCGGTCCGATCATCATTCGCGACGGCGTCTTTTGCGCGCCGACGCGATTGGGCGACGAAGAGCCGGAAGAGCGGCCGTTTTTCTTTGGCGGCTTCGGTCATTTCGGGAGCGTGGGCGTCGAGGTCTGCACCATCGGCAAGCTCGGGTTCAGCGTGATTCAGCAGGAGTGCGGCCCGTCCAGCTTATGGGGCGAGGGCAATCTCGACCATATCGCCCAGAGCCGCGTTGATGCGGCGAAGCGGGCGTCGTCGTGCGGTATGAAGGTTGATTTTCTGCTTTCGCCGCACTACTTCCCCGAGTGGGCAACGAGCGAGGCGCCGGACGTGATCCTCGACGGCGGCGGCTGGAACAAGTTCAACGTGAACCATCCGGTGGCTCGCCAGGCGATCGCCCGGTGGATCGACGTCATTCTCGGGCGACACCTCAAGGACGAATCGTCGCTGATGAGCGTCTGTCTGATGAACGAGCCGAGCTACGGTCACAGCGGGCGCGATGAAATCTCTCGCCCGTTGTGGACTGAATACCTGAAAAACAAGCACCAGACCGTCGAAGCTCTTAACCAGGTGTACGAGACGTCCTACGCCTCGTTCGACGAGGTGCCACCGCCGTCGGGCGAGGCCTACAAGGATCCGGCGACCTGCCGGGCGTTCCACGACTGGGCCATGTTCAACAACGAGAACTTCGCCCAGTGGCACCGCTTCATGCACGAGCAGGTCAAGCAGGCCGTGCCCGGCGTCTACACGCACAGCAAGATTCTCGACGCCGTTTTTCGTTACGGCGTTTTTGGCGCCGGCACGGATCCGGAGTTGATCTGCGAGGTCACCGATCTGGCGGGCAACGACTGCTGGGCGCTTTACGGGGCGGGTCCGTACGCCTGGAACTGGCGGCAGATGGAGCTGTGGTACGACCTGCTCCACTCGTTCCGCAATCAGCCGGTGATCAACACGGAGAACCACCTGATTCCCGACGGCAGCACCACCGGCGACCGGTTTCCGCCGCGGCACACGTACGCGGCGCTCTGGCAGGGGGGGCTTCACCATCAGGGATCGCACGCGATCTGGACGTGGGAGGAGCCGGTCTCGCCCGGCCTGGTGGGCCACATGAGCCTGCGTCCGGCCAGCCTTTTCGCCGCGGGACGTGCGATGCTCGATCTGAACCGCTTGGCGGAGCCGGTCGCCGCGATCAACCGCGCGCCGGCCCGGGTCGGGCTGCTCTATTCGATGTCGTCGATCATCTGGCAGAAGGACATCGAGGAGACGATCGGCAAGGTCTATGCCGGTTTGACGTTTTCCGGTCTGCCAATCACGTTTGTCAGCGAGCGGCAACTGGCGGCTGGGACGGTCAAGGATGTGCCGTTGATTGTGTTGCCGCGCACCACGCACGTGTGGGATTCGACGGTCGAGGCGTTGGCCCGGTTTGTCGAGAAGGGCGGGACGATCATCGCGGCTGGAGACGATTGTTTGCGGTTTGACGAGTACAACCGCCGGCGCGAGTTGCCAGCGGGGCTGCAGGCGATGGAGCGGATCGCGGTGGGCGAGGACGACCGGAGCGTCGCCGAGCCGCTGCGGGCCCAGTTGGTCCAGAAGGGTCTTTTGCCGGCGGAGTTGGTTGACGTTCAGACGGGCAAGGCCGTTTGGGGTGTTGAGTACCGGTGCGTCGCGGAGGGAAAGGGGCTTCTGATCCCGATGATTAACATGCTCAAGGGGTCGCAGACGGTGCGGTTGAACGTGGTCGGTGAGGGGGTTGACTTGATCGCGCGACAGCCCGTTTCCCTCGGTCGCATCGAGCTTCAGCCGATGGTTCCGGTTTTGTTGAGGATCGAGCCGCCAGACGTCCCATAGCGTGGTCAGGGGACGGGGTTTTCGCCTGCGCGGGAATGACAGAGGAGGGTGCGTGCCGCGTCGGCCAAGTGGGCGCGCTTCTGCAAATGTGAAATTCGCAATTCGACATCGCCGGTTTCGCCGCTACAATGGACGCCATTTACGTCAATGCGTATTGTGGAGGCAGAACGATGGCGAAGAGACAGGCGGAGGCATTGTACAAGGACGCGGCCCAGCCGGTGGAGCTGCGGGTGCGGGACCTTCTCTCGCGAATGACGCTGGAGGAAAAGCTCCGCCAGATGGTCCAGATCGACAGTGCGAGTTTCGTCAAGGAGGGGCGTTTCGACGAAGGTGCGGCGAAGAAGGCGTTCGGCAAGCTGGGCGTGGGCACGCTTCAGGACCCGCGGCAGTCGCCGGCGAGAAATGTCGAGATCGTCAACGGCATCCAGAAGTACCTGACGGGTTCCACCCGGTTGGGCATTCCGGCGATGATTATTTCCGAGTGCCTGCACGGGCACATGTCGCAAGGGGCGACGATTTTTCCGCAGGCGATCGGGCTGGGCAGCATGTGGGACGTCGCGCTGCACCGGCGGATCGCTGAGGCCATCGCGAAGGAGGCCCGCGCGGTCGGCGTGGCCCAGGCCCTTTCGCCGGACCTGGACCTGGCCCGCGATCCGCGGTGGGGACGGGTCGAGGAGACGTACGGCGAGGATCCGTATCTGGTCGAGCGGCTTGGCGTCGCGTACATTCGCGGCATTCAGGGCGAGCGGCCGACGGTTGATCGCGAGCATCTGGTGGTCACGCTGAAGCACTTCGCCGCCCACGGCTCGCCGGAGGGCGGCGTGAATCTGGCGCCGGTGGCGGTGGGCCCGCGCGAGCTGCATTCGCTGTACCTTCAGCCGTTCCGTGCGGCGGTGGTTGAGGCTGGGGCGCTGTCGGTGATGCCGGCCTACAGCGAGTTCGACGGCGTTCCGTGTTCGTCGTCGAAGACGCTGTTGACCGAGATTCTCCGTAAGCAGTGGGGTTTTGTCGGCTACGTGTACTCCGATTACGGGGCGATCGGCATGCTGCACCATTTCCACCGCACCGCGTGCGACATGGCGGAGGCGGGTCGGCAGTCGCTTGAAGCGGGGATGGATTTGGAGGCGCCCAGCGCATACGGTTTCGGCGACCGGCTGCGGGAGATGGTGGAGAAGGGTGTGGTGCCGATGGAGTTGATCGACCGTGCGGCGGGCAACGTGCTGCGGGTCAAGTTCCTGGCTGGGCTGTTCGAGAATCCGTTTGCGGAGAAGTCGTCGGTCAAGATCGTCAACTGCGATGAGCATCGCGGGCTGGCCCGGCGGGCCGCGCAGGAGTCGATCGTGTTGCTCAAGAACGAGAAGGACCTTTTGCCGCTGGACCGCAATGTCGGGACGATCGCGGTGATCGGGCCGAACGCGGACGTGGCGCAGCTCGGCGACTACTGCATCGCCAAGGACGGCTTGGTTACGCCGCTGGCCGGCATTCGTGAGGCGGTCGGCAGGAAGACCAAGGTGCTTTACGCCCGCGGCTGCGGCATATGGGAGCCGTCGACGGAAGGTTTCGCCGAAGCGGTCAAAATCGCCTCGGAAGCCGACGTGGCGGTCGTGGTCATCGGCGGGGCGAGCATGATCACCAGCGGCGTCGGCTGGGGCTCGGAGGAAAAGCAGCCTGTCGCCACGTGCGGCGAAGGGTTCGACCGCACTGAACTCGGCGCGCCCGGTGTCCAGCAGGAGCTGGTCGAAGCGGTGGTGGCCACGGGCACGCCGACCGTGGTGGTGATGGTCCACGGCCGGCCGTACAGCGTGGAGTGGATCGCCGAGCACGTGCCGGCCATCCTCGACGCGTGGTATCCCGGCGAGCAGGGCGGCCACGCGTTGGCGGACGTGCTGTTCGGCAAGGTCAGCCCGTCCGGCAAGCTGCCGATTTCGGTGCCGCGCTCGGTGGGGCACGTGCCGGTGTTTTACAACCACAAGCCGTCGGCCCGCGGCTATTACCATCGGCCGGGTTCACCGGAGACGCCCGGTCGCGACTACGTGTTCAGCCCGCCCTCGCCGCTGTGGGAGTTCGGGTTTGGCCTGAGCTACACGACGTTTAGGTATTCGAACCTGAAGGTTCGGCCGCTGACGATCGCGCCGGGCGGACGGGCGACGGTGAGTGTTGATGTTCGCAACGCCGGCAAGCGCGAAGGGCGCGAGGTCGTGCAGCTTTACGTCAACGACCTGGTCAGTTCGGTGACCACGCCGGTCAAGGTGCTGCGCGGTTTTACCAAGATCACGCTTAGGCCCGGCGAAACGCAGACGGTGGAGTTTGACCTGGGACCGGAAGACCTGCAACTGCTCAACGAGCATTTCGAGTGGGTCGTGGAGCCCGGCGACTTTGAGATCATGGTCGGGCCGCTGAAGAAGAAGCTTCGCGTCAAGGCGTGAGGTTTGTCCAATGGCCATGCCGGCCGGCGGATCCGTCTCAGCGGCCGAGCATGTCCCTGTAGTCGCCGCAGTAGCGTTTTCGGCGGCAGGCTTTGCAGTGCTGGCCTCGCCAGACGGCGTCGAACTGCTCCATGATGGCCGAGACGAGTTTCGGTTCGTCGGTGAGGATCGCCGATTCGAAGTTGCGGGTCGTGTCGCCCTTGGCGCCCATGCCGGCCCCGGTGAGGTTGGCGCTGGCGATGCAGGCGGTGGTTCCGTCAATCACGACGGCTTTGAAGTGCACGCGCGGGCAGAGGATTCGCTCGAGGCCGGCGAGCAGGGCCGGATAGCGGTCGAAATCCTGGCGGAATCGCGGACCGGGCTCCTTGGCGTGCAGCAGCCGCAGTTCGACCTTTTTGCCCGCCAGGTCGGAAAGCACCTCGAGGAACGGGACCATGGTGCGGCCCTTGCGGACGTGGAGGTCCTTGATGTCAGCGGTGGCGATCCAGAGGAACTTTTTCGCCCGCGGGACGCGGTCGAGCACGACCTTTTCGTAGATCTGGCGGTCGGTCAGGAATTCGATCATGGCCTCAGCCGGCCTGCGACATGAACAAGCGGTGCTGCCGCTTGCGATCCTCCGCGCTTAGGAGGGCCTTTCTCGCCCGGATGCTCTTGGGCGTGACTTCGAGCAGCTCGTCGGCGGCGATCCACTCGAGGCCCGTATCGAGCGTCAGCCGCCGCGGCACCTTGAGCACCACGTCGATCTCCTTGGTGGATGAGCGGTAGTTGCCCAACTGCTTGCGCTTCGTCGGGTTGCACGGCATGTCGTCGTTGCGGGCGTTTTCGCCGACGATCATGCCCGCGTAGACCTCCTCGAGCGGCGAGATGAACAGCGTGCCGCGCTGCTGGAGGTTTTCCAGCGTGTAGCCGGTGGCTGGGCCGCTCTCGGTGCTGACCAGCGATCCGCGGGTCCGCGCGACGACGTCGCCGCACCACGGGCCGTAGCCGGTGAACCGCGATGAGGCGATCCCCAGGCCGCGGGTGTCGGTGAGGAACTCGCTGCGGTAGCCGATCAGGCCGCGCGTGGGAATCCGGTACTCCATGCGGATCAGGCCGGTGCCGGCGTTCTGGACGTCGATCAGTTCGCCCTTTCGCCGCGCGAGTTTTTCGATGACCACGCCCTGGTAGTCTTCGGGCACGTCGATGATCAACTGTTCCATCGGTTCGAGGAGGTTGCCCTGCTCGTCCCGCTGGGTGATGACTTCGGGCCGCGAGACGCACAGTTCCATGCCCTCGCGCCGCATTTCTTCGATGAGGATGGCCAGGTGCAGTTCGCCGCGTCCGGAGACCTTGAGGCCGTCGGCGCGGCCGACGTCCTCGACGCGCAGGGCGACGTTGACCCGCTGCTCGCGTTCGAGGCGGTCGCGGATCTGGCGGAGGGTGACGGCGCGGCCTTCCTTGCCGGCGAGCGGTCCGCTGTTGACCAGGAAGAACATCGAGACGGTCGGCTGCTCGATCTCCAGCGGCGGCAGGGCCGGGTCGGCCAGGTCGGGCGACGAGAGCGTGTCGCCGATGCCCAATCGCTCGGGTCCGGCCAGCCATACGATGTCGCCGGCAGCGATTTCCTCAGCCGCTTGGCGCTCGAGGCCGCGGGTGACCCACAGGTGGGTGGTCGCGGCCTGCTCGACGCCGGTGACCTCCCAGCGTCCGGTCCGCTTGTCGTTGTTGTGCCAGCGCGTGGTGGTTCGGGCGAGCGTCTCGCCGTTCCGCAGTCGGCCCTGGAGCACGCGTCCGCAGCCGATCTGGCCGATGTAGTCGCTCCACGCCAGCGAGCAGACCTGCATCCGAAACGGGGCGTCGACGTTGACTTCCGGCGGCGGCACCCGCTCGACGATCGTTTCGAACAGGGCGTCCATGTTCTTTGGACGGTGGCCCTCCAGGTCGCGCACGAGCCAGCCTTCCAGGCCGGAGCCGTAGAGCACCGGGAAATCGAGCTGGTCGTCGTTGGCTCCGAGTTCCACGAACAGGTCGAACGTCTTGTCCAGGGCCCGCGACGGGTCGGCGTTGGGACGGTCGACCTTGTTGACGATCACGATCGGCCGCAGGCCGCGCTTCAGCGACCGCATCAGCACGTAGCGCGTTTGCGGCATGGGCCCTTCGTTGGCGTCCACCAGCAGCAGGACCGAGTCGACCATTGAGAGCACGCGCTCGACCTCGCCGGAGAAATCGGCGTGGCCGGGCGTGTCGATGATGTTGATCAGGTGGCCGCTGTACTCCACCGTGCAGTGCTTGGCCCGGATGGTGATGCCGCGCTCGCGTTCGAGCTCGTTGCTGTCCATCACCCGCTCTTCGACCCGGGCATTTTCGCGGAACACGTGCGCGGCGCGGAAGATCGAGTCGATCAGCGTCGTCTTGCCGTGATCGATATGAGCGATAATGGCCAGGTTGCGGATGTTTACTGACGGTCTCATAACACCTCGGGACACAGTCCCACTGCAATAGCTCAGATTGATGTAAACCAATTATTATAGCAAACCCTGTTGGAAAATTCACCCCCAAAATCACCCAAACACCGCCCAAAATGCGACTTAACGCCACGGTAACGACAACCCCGTCGGAGGGGTCCGCAGCCGACACGGACGATCCGGCTCCTTGGTCGGGCAGCCTCCCGACGCCACACCCGCCCGCGCCCGGTGGGTAAAATTAAACTTTCAAGACCTGACCCCATGGGGTCAGGTCTTGAAAGTTTAATTTTCGAGGGTGGACCTGCGGCGTGGATCGCGGTGGATATGAGGGTCCGCACCTTGGAGAGCTGCGGGGTTTTCAGCAACCTTGACGGCGTCAATCGGCTCTTTATCGTGGAGAAGGGCCTTTTCTCGCGTGGTCTGAACGAGGGTCATAAGGTGGATGAGATTCGGCGGTTGATTGTGCTGGCGACGAAGGCGGATGGCGGCGTCGAAGTGCGGACGGCGGCGTTCGCTGAGTTGGTGAGGCGGTTTCAGGACATGGCCTATGGGTACGCCTACTCGATCCTGAGCGACTTTCACCTGGCTGAGGACGCGGCGCAGGAGGCGTTTGTCATGGCCTTTGGGCAACTGGATAGTCTGCGTGATCCGGAGGCGTTCGCGGGCTGGCTGAGGCGGATCGTCCGGACGGCGTGCAGCCGGATGACGCGGCGCAAGTCGCTGCCGACGACTGATCTGAACGCCGCTGAGGGACTTCGCTCGTCGGCCGCCGGACCCCAGGAGGCCGCAGCCGTGAACGAGTTGCATGACGAGGTCCTCCGGGCGGTCGGGCAGCTCCCGCCGCCGGAGCGCGAGGTGACCACGCTTTTCTACATCAACGGTTACAGCCACAAGGACATCGCCGACTTCCTCGAAGTGCCGGTCACGACGGTCAAAAGCCGCCTGCACGATTCGAGGAGGCGGCTGAAGGAAAGGATGATGAATATGGTGCACGATGCTCTGAAAGCCTATGCCCTTCCCGAAGACTTTCACGTTGTCCTGGACGCACTCGGCAACATTCAAAGCGCTTCGCCCGCTTTGGCCTGGTTGCAGGGCCGATGGGTGTTGGTGTGGCAGGATGGTCAGCCGGGAAAGCCTTATAACGGTCCGTTCTGGTTTCTGTTGTCGGAAAGCACGGACGCCAAGAACTGGTCGGAGCCGCGGCGCCTTGCCATCGACCCGCAGTGGCCGCACGCGCCGCAGCTGTGCGTGCTGAAGGACACGTTGATCCTCCACACGCACCACCATCATCGCGGCGTGAAGGTTTTCCGCTCGAGCGATCTGGCCGACTGGACGTCCTGTCCCGCCATCCAACTCGGCGACATCGGCCGCTCCGGCGTCTTTAGTTCCGCAGAGACGCTGTTTGTCGCCTACCCGATCTGGCATGCCGATCATGGGTTGGGCGACAGCGTTGAGCTGATCAGAAGCACCGACGGTCGATCCTGGACTTGGCTGAACAGCCCGTATCCCAGCCGCGGGACCGGCATCAGCGATGCCGCCGGGCTTGCCGTCGGGGACAGCCTCTATGTCGCCTGGAGAGAGCACGGCTACCAGGGAGACGGGAATACGCTTGACGTACGCATCTGCCGGAGCGACGACGGCGGTTCACGCTGGAGTGAACCGGTGACGGTTGCCGGACTGTCGACGAGCCAGGGCAGCCTGAGTCTGGTGCTCGCGTCGGGACCAAATGACCGGCTGGTGATCGCTCAGGATATGCGGAACAAGGATGGCTTCACGGGCGAAATCCTGTTGGTCACGAGCTACGACCAGGGACGTACGTGGCCGCAGGTCGCCCGGTACTCCGCTGGGTCATTGATCGATCCCGCCATCGCATTCGCTCCTGACGGAACGCTGCTGCTGGCTGGAAGCACCCGCGACAAACGCGGCATCCGCCCCTGGATCGTTCACAGCCATGTCGCGATCGAATGAACCCGTGGGCTTGCCATGCGGTGAACCATGGCCTGGCGGTCGTCACGGCCACCCAGGATCGGCAAGAGCCGCCGGTGGCAAAATTAAACTTTCAAGACCTGACCCCATGGGATCAGGTCTTGAAAGTTTAATTTTCGCCAGTGGGATTGTGTTCCGTTTGCCGCCCGTGGATAATCGCGGAAGCCTATCATCTGACGTAAATCACGAGGAGCGGCAATGAAACTGGCAATCGTCGGCTACGGCACGTGGGCGACCACCATGGCGGCGGCTTTGGGCCGGAAATACGAACGGGTGCGCGACGTGCGCATCGCCTGGTGGATTTCTCCGGAGAGCCGGTTCGAAGGACAGCGTCTGCTCGACGTGGTCGTCCGCACGGGCGAGAACCGCAAACGTCTGCCCGGCGTGCCGATTCCGAGCAACGTGCACGCATCCGGCGACCTGGCCGAGGTCGCTGCGGACGCGAACGTTCTGATCTGGATCACTCCGGCGGCCTACACCAAAGCTCTCTTACTCAAGCTGGCGCCGATCGCCGACCGAGCATTGGTGCTGCACGGCATCAAGGGCTTCGACCCAGACGCAAGCGACCTGAAGACCATGTCGATGATGTTCGGCGCCGACGGCGGCGTCGACGAAAGCCGCATCGGTGTGCTGTCCGGGCCGAACATCGCCCCGGAAATCGCTGGCAATTTCACCCCGGAGCCCCAGCGGCGCTGGGCGCCGGTGGCCGCCGTCGTGGCCTCCGCGACGGAAACAGCGGCCCGGCAGCTTGCCGAACTCGTTGAGATCGACGGCGTGATCCGCGCGTACACCACGCGGGACGTGCGCGGAGTCGAACTCTGCGGCATCCTCAAGCACATCTACGCCATCGCAGCCGGCGTCTGCGACGGAATGGGAATGCCGCATTCGACCAAAGCCTCGCTCAAGAGCCGGTCGATCGCCGAAATGAAGCGAATCCTCTGCTGGTTCAGATCGGAAATGCCGGAATTCGGCTCCGTCTGCGACGAAACGCTCGACTCGCCAGCCGGCCTCGGCGACCTCGACGTCTCGTGCATGACCGGCCGCAACCACACGCTCGGCCGGTCGCTGGCTCAAGGCATGTCAACAGCCGAAGTCAACGAGAAGGTGCTGCGAGGCATGGTCGCCGAGGGCATACACGTCGTCCGCCGGCTGTGCGACTGCCTCCGCGATTCGGGCCTGCGGACGCCGATCCTGAGCGAAGTCCACCAAATGGTGTGGGAAGGCAAACCAGCAGACCAAGCGATCGGCAGTGTCCTCCATAGCCGCCGCCCAGCCGGACCATGCAGCTTCAGCCTCGAATAAGCGTCGGGCGGGACTCACATTGCATGCAGCTTCGCGAACGAAAATTAAACTTTCAAGACCTGACCCCATGGGGTCAGGTCTTGAAAGTTTAATTTTCGTTGTTTTCAGCGGGATTGGTCGGCTTGTGTTTTTCAGGAGGAGGCGTGATGTTGGAGGGTCATGGTTGGTGTGGGCAATCGGGTTCTTCGGCGAGGTGGTCGCCGGTCGTGGCGTAGGCTCGGGCTCGGCAGCCGGCGCAGAGCTTTCGGTATTGGCAGGCGCCGCATTTGCCGGTTAGTTTTTGCGGGTCGCGGAGGTCGGCGAATACCGGTGAGGTCTGCCAGATGGTTTGAAGCGGTTGTCGGCGGACGTTGCCGACTTGCAGCGGGAGGTAGCCGCACGGCTGAACGTCGCCGGTGCGTGAGATGAAGCAGACGGCTGAGCCGGCGAGGCAGCCTCGGGTCACCGCGGCCATGCCGTGTCGCGGCTTGGCGACGGT
Coding sequences:
- a CDS encoding glycosyl hydrolase — its product is MAKRQAEALYKDAAQPVELRVRDLLSRMTLEEKLRQMVQIDSASFVKEGRFDEGAAKKAFGKLGVGTLQDPRQSPARNVEIVNGIQKYLTGSTRLGIPAMIISECLHGHMSQGATIFPQAIGLGSMWDVALHRRIAEAIAKEARAVGVAQALSPDLDLARDPRWGRVEETYGEDPYLVERLGVAYIRGIQGERPTVDREHLVVTLKHFAAHGSPEGGVNLAPVAVGPRELHSLYLQPFRAAVVEAGALSVMPAYSEFDGVPCSSSKTLLTEILRKQWGFVGYVYSDYGAIGMLHHFHRTACDMAEAGRQSLEAGMDLEAPSAYGFGDRLREMVEKGVVPMELIDRAAGNVLRVKFLAGLFENPFAEKSSVKIVNCDEHRGLARRAAQESIVLLKNEKDLLPLDRNVGTIAVIGPNADVAQLGDYCIAKDGLVTPLAGIREAVGRKTKVLYARGCGIWEPSTEGFAEAVKIASEADVAVVVIGGASMITSGVGWGSEEKQPVATCGEGFDRTELGAPGVQQELVEAVVATGTPTVVVMVHGRPYSVEWIAEHVPAILDAWYPGEQGGHALADVLFGKVSPSGKLPISVPRSVGHVPVFYNHKPSARGYYHRPGSPETPGRDYVFSPPSPLWEFGFGLSYTTFRYSNLKVRPLTIAPGGRATVSVDVRNAGKREGREVVQLYVNDLVSSVTTPVKVLRGFTKITLRPGETQTVEFDLGPEDLQLLNEHFEWVVEPGDFEIMVGPLKKKLRVKA
- a CDS encoding phospholipase, giving the protein MIEFLTDRQIYEKVVLDRVPRAKKFLWIATADIKDLHVRKGRTMVPFLEVLSDLAGKKVELRLLHAKEPGPRFRQDFDRYPALLAGLERILCPRVHFKAVVIDGTTACIASANLTGAGMGAKGDTTRNFESAILTDEPKLVSAIMEQFDAVWRGQHCKACRRKRYCGDYRDMLGR
- the typA gene encoding translational GTPase TypA; this translates as MRPSVNIRNLAIIAHIDHGKTTLIDSIFRAAHVFRENARVEERVMDSNELERERGITIRAKHCTVEYSGHLINIIDTPGHADFSGEVERVLSMVDSVLLLVDANEGPMPQTRYVLMRSLKRGLRPIVIVNKVDRPNADPSRALDKTFDLFVELGANDDQLDFPVLYGSGLEGWLVRDLEGHRPKNMDALFETIVERVPPPEVNVDAPFRMQVCSLAWSDYIGQIGCGRVLQGRLRNGETLARTTTRWHNNDKRTGRWEVTGVEQAATTHLWVTRGLERQAAEEIAAGDIVWLAGPERLGIGDTLSSPDLADPALPPLEIEQPTVSMFFLVNSGPLAGKEGRAVTLRQIRDRLEREQRVNVALRVEDVGRADGLKVSGRGELHLAILIEEMRREGMELCVSRPEVITQRDEQGNLLEPMEQLIIDVPEDYQGVVIEKLARRKGELIDVQNAGTGLIRMEYRIPTRGLIGYRSEFLTDTRGLGIASSRFTGYGPWCGDVVARTRGSLVSTESGPATGYTLENLQQRGTLFISPLEEVYAGMIVGENARNDDMPCNPTKRKQLGNYRSSTKEIDVVLKVPRRLTLDTGLEWIAADELLEVTPKSIRARKALLSAEDRKRQHRLFMSQAG
- a CDS encoding sigma-70 family RNA polymerase sigma factor: MRVRTLESCGVFSNLDGVNRLFIVEKGLFSRGLNEGHKVDEIRRLIVLATKADGGVEVRTAAFAELVRRFQDMAYGYAYSILSDFHLAEDAAQEAFVMAFGQLDSLRDPEAFAGWLRRIVRTACSRMTRRKSLPTTDLNAAEGLRSSAAGPQEAAAVNELHDEVLRAVGQLPPPEREVTTLFYINGYSHKDIADFLEVPVTTVKSRLHDSRRRLKERMMNMVHDALKAYALPEDFHVVLDALGNIQSASPALAWLQGRWVLVWQDGQPGKPYNGPFWFLLSESTDAKNWSEPRRLAIDPQWPHAPQLCVLKDTLILHTHHHHRGVKVFRSSDLADWTSCPAIQLGDIGRSGVFSSAETLFVAYPIWHADHGLGDSVELIRSTDGRSWTWLNSPYPSRGTGISDAAGLAVGDSLYVAWREHGYQGDGNTLDVRICRSDDGGSRWSEPVTVAGLSTSQGSLSLVLASGPNDRLVIAQDMRNKDGFTGEILLVTSYDQGRTWPQVARYSAGSLIDPAIAFAPDGTLLLAGSTRDKRGIRPWIVHSHVAIE